The Populus nigra chromosome 4, ddPopNigr1.1, whole genome shotgun sequence genome contains the following window.
TCTAACTGATAGCTCAAACTTCCACACCCCTTATCTTGTGGCGATCACACACATGTTAATTCAGCACCTCTGCTGAAACGGTTGTTAACAAGAACATGTCATGCACAGAACAAGAtaccttaaaaaaagaaaaactgatgAAGAAGACACCGAGTTCCAATAATTTTCAAACATCAAACCAACTTGAATCATCACGCTTTCAGCTTTAGTTGAAACACAAACATCCATAACTATATTTTTCCTCTCGACagtaataaaaatgaaataaaacatcCCACGCataaccaaaaagaaacaagCAGAATCGGAGCCAGACAAGTCAATGGCTGAAACACTGTCTTTAACCGACCATCATGGTCTAGAATAATACATGCTCACCCAACCCCAAAAGCAATCACACACTATTCACATTTAGAGTCAAAAGTGCACGCCTTGGCATCACCAACTTGaccaacaaaatcaaaaccaagttCACCCAcaataaggattaaaaaaatttatttcgtACTGATAGAAAGGCTGTCTTATGCATGTCTAGCATATGCAAAACAAGGAACAACCTTGGAGAAACCGAATCATTTTCGGTGGCAGCGACAAACACCGGCGGCGGGGGATCAGCGGGAACAACGGGATTCGGGGGATCGGGTTGCCGGGACGGTACTAACTCCTCAGCTGACACCAAGATCGGTGCATCGGCACTTTCTCCCCTCACCGAGACAGAGGAATTTGCAGGGGCCTACAAATACacattatatattgtaattaaaattaaaactatataaaaataaaaagataaaataaaggtgtctttaacttttcatttatatactaatgaaataaaaaaaaggaagggttTGACGGTAGAGAAACGCACACGAGGAGGGTTATCAGGAGGGGGAATGTAGAGTCGTCGCCTTGGAGATTCTGTCTCCGGCGTCGTTTCTAGGAGTGTCTTGAGTGAAATCACTTGCTGTATTGCCTGCGATTTGTTCCACGACGGCCTTCTCATACCTATTTTTTGTACGGtcaccaccaccaacaacagAGATTAAAAAGACAGGAAACGCAAAAACCATGACTCTCTCTACTACTATATTTAAGCTAGAGAGACCTTTTTCTTTGAGGTAACGGCGGCAATCTTCGCGAGTGAGCTGAGAAATGTCATCTTCGGTTAGTTGGTGAAGGGGTTTTTCTAGAGCTGACCGGGAAACTGTCTCTCCCGGTTGCATGTTGTTTGGTTTCGGGTCCGGTGATCGGTTACCGGAGCTTGCAGGGATGGAGAATTTAACGAGATTTTACACTTTTGAGTGGCATTTTGGTGAATCTGTTGTACTTTTAAGGGTGAAAAAGGTTAAAGGGGGGAATGGGCAGGAGAGCGAGAGAGTGCGTGGAGGTTGAGGAGAGGGGGGGCCGTTTGGTGTCGCGGCATCTCACTCTTCCAGCTTTATTTTTAAaggagattttaattttaatttatcatttattcATGTGATGGATGGTACTGCAACCCCAGGTCGCCACGTAATATGGTAAGCCTTTTTAACATTGCCCCCACCCATTGCATGTTTACGGCAGTAAAATGTTCCTCCATTGGGATTTCAAAATACTCCgaccatatttgtttttgcggaAATCTATGATGAAtctttaattcattaaaattaaggGGGGAATTATTGTTTATCCACGCACTATgtattgcttcttcttttttccttttctttttttttttgaattttttgttatcatttttattttcaaatttatttttatctattctgttttttaatattataataattaaaaattaaattttataatttatttcttttcattatatCTTCTTAGATGTTTAAAATGATTTGTGGgtttactaaaataattaaagttatcTTAATTTACAGGTTTggtgaattatatattttttttaaattaaacttgactttgttattgtctatttttttctcatacaattaaaaaaatttcaaaaaaaaaatcatattattaaacctTATGAAATTCATATACATGTTTACATGTTTGGATGGTTGACATGGTTCATAGGTCtggtgaatttaattttttttttaatttcatctatagacattgagttaattgagaattcagttttataattagttttgttttgctttctataaggttttCGAGGTCTTAAAAATATTTCGATATTGggttaatgtttgatttttcgatcatctatttttgttatcatgtagttaaataaaaaataatttttaaaaaaataaaatatgattccAATGGAGTCCATAACCCGGTTCATAAGTTTGGTGTCCTAACCTAGGTTACCTGATTCACAAATTTGACGAATTTACCCATCGactgaatatgttttttttttgtttttggtcttttattttttttaatttcattcttcaatattaaattggttaaaaaaataaactacatggcttatttttatttgtattttatagtgTTATCAcagtctcaaataaatatcaaatttagaattgatatttaattttacgagcatctatttttattatacaattaaataaaaaagagtttataaAAAAGGTTATTAAACCTAAGAGAGACCATGCCCCCGATTCACTAGTCTGATGTCCTAACCTAGGTTACCTAACTCACGAGTTTGACGGGTTTACTCACCAACCGAAtatgcattttttgttttcaaccttttatttttttaaaattattttttatttcatatttcaatattggattggttatgaaataaaatacatggtttatttttgtttgttttttacaagATTATCACAacctcaaataaatatttattttaaggttgATATTCAATTTtgtgagtattttttattatataattaaataaaaaagagtttataaaaaaggttattaaacctaatagaGAACATGACCCGATTCATGAATTTGATATCCTAGCCTAGGTTACCTGATTTACAAGTTTGACGGGTTTACCCATCGACTagatatgtattttttgtttttgaccttttattttttcaatttttttatttcatcctttaatattagattgatcaaaaaataaaatacatggtttatttttgtttgttttttacagAGTTATTACAgcctcaaataaatatttattttatgattgatatttaattttgcgagcatttatttttattttataattaaataaaaaaagtttatgaaaaatgttattaaacctaatagaGACCATGATCCAGGTCGCAAGGGACAGTGGTTGATCCAACCTATTGTTGTCTCTATATGTTTTTACCAGTCATCTAAGTTATATTTGAATTCATAAAATTGATCAATTTAAGTTGGGTAAGCTTCCatgtgatttaataaaaaacttgaatcaaGCAAATAACTAGGATGGGAGGTTTTAAGATAAACATATATGGCTAAGTTTtatgttattgttaaaaaattcttcgtgtttttaatatttttttaagaaataacatAACCGAGATGGCGCGCGAACCAATGAACTAATTATTACCAaacctaataaattaattagttaaattacAAATGATAAGCTcagatttttctaataaataaacacaagCCAGGATAAGTTTGGCTGGGGTACAAAATCagattaaaaattacttttctatCAATTAAGCATGtttgattaatttctttaaaagagACTGATTACCAAGGGAGTAATCAATAATGGTGTTTAGAaggtaaatttaatttttttttaaaaaaaatacacgatAAATTTAAGTGTTTTTCTAGATCAAACCTGGGTAGCAATGTCCCAAAGCTTTCAAGAACATTTAAAGATTTTAGTGGCCCGACATAAGGAATTAAAGGTCGTGTTAGAACGAGAAACAAACAAATTCGACCACAAGTCCATTTTCCAAAATATACAATAGCCCAAGACACATTTAAAATAAGCTgcaggttaaatatttttttttaaataaaaaaattattcatatagatttttttacatgtaattaaataaataaaaaattatatgtattaataaaaaaaaccataaataataactaaaaaataaaaaaaattaagagacaagatatttaatcttgaaagtCCAGATATTTACTCGATTATGtattgctaaatttatttattaaaataatttatctatttaaGCAAACAATAACAGAAATagagataaaaattaagttaattgaatatataaaaagtgaaaaaaaatatactatgcAAGACTACACATATTAAAAGtattatctgatttttttttctaaaaataaagttcatatatataaaaaataaaaaacatataaatgaatcagaaaaacactttaaaattaaaatgcataaaaaattaattgttatttaaaagagactttctaaacaaaatgaaaaaaagaaagggtattaatctaaatctaaataataaaaaatttagagaaaaaaagcattaattaaaaaaaataaaaaaaatatttagaaaaagtaAAAGGCAAAGGTCAGGCATTGATGGGTCTAACAACCTGTCTGGCCTACGTGACTGAgcccttttttgttgttgcaacTGTCATCCGCCctaaatttttttgagaaaaaaaataagatgatgCGTTGCCTACTAAGATAAACAACATGTCATCTAATTTGCTCATTATGCCACTGTAGTAGCCGATAAATCAaggcttaaatttttttacccaaaaacttgtttttcaatctaTTCTTGACCCAAAACATCTTAGAAATTGTAATAAATCTATTCATAacctcagaaaaaaaaaacaaaaaaaacatccaaaaacaaaaaattaaaccgacttcatatatgtttttttcatgaactttcaagataaaaaacacctaatataaatttctttttttttttgttgaagtcgagaatagataaatatatataaaaaaaagcatgaacagTGTGAGCAGAGCTTTAGCTTTAGCTACATAGATTGTAGCCAGGGCATTAGCctaattacaataaataaatacaagaaaaccTAGAACCCTACTATTTGGCCAAGCAAAAACAAACCCACACTAAATCAGAAATTAAGCAGACCATGCCGAAATACATTCATGATTCCTGCTAGAATCTGTgtcagtgatttttttaatttccattgTTAGAATCTGCGTGACgtctttctctcctctctcaatcaaggatttaaaaataacaaaaataaatttttgtatcaaaattgaGGCATCgaaatcatataatttatgttatttaattttaaagttaaaggACCAAAGTATATTTTTTCCGAAACTTTTAGCACGCCACCTATATTTGACGCTTGTTTTTTTGCGGTCTTGATATTTACAATTCCACAATTGACTAAAAAATCAGAAACAATTAACcttaaattatgataaaattatctaaaataaaactttgaatat
Protein-coding sequences here:
- the LOC133691841 gene encoding protein TIFY 4B-like isoform X5, which gives rise to MQPGETVSRSALEKPLHQLTEDDISQLTREDCRRYLKEKGMRRPSWNKSQAIQQVISLKTLLETTPETESPRRRLYIPPPDNPPRAPANSSVSVRGESADAPILVSAEELVPSRQPDPPNPVVPADPPPPVFVAATENDSVSPRTTGAAKESAGQMTIFYCGKVNVYDNVPRDKAQVIMHLAASPFPPPQEASSNVIPALWPIPCQLETPGVKATPNSTVVIFPNLPTVKGADDGQLPQEESSIAREDNLEGSTSRKASLQRYLEKKKDR